A genomic window from Oceanobacillus timonensis includes:
- a CDS encoding DEAD/DEAH box helicase gives MTKFNELGVSAPIMKALEEMGFEEATPIQAETIPYALEGNDVIGQAQTGTGKTAAFGIPLINKINPKLRKVQSLIIAPTRELAIQVAEEINRLSKFKRIRALAIFGGSPMDRQIRALKGGPQIVVATPGRLMDHMRRKTIRIDEVHTAVLDEADEMLNMGFIDDIREILKGIPEERQTLLFSATMPKEIRDIATTLMKEPKEVKVKAKEMTVENIDQYFIEIPEKFKFETLNNHLDINSPELAIVFARTKKRVDEITEGLQARGYRAEGIHGDLTQGKRMSVLNKFKQGRVDVLVATDVAARGLDISGVTHVYNFDIPQDPESYVHRIGRTGRAGKTGEAISFITPREMAHLSLIEKTTKSKMKRLTPPTNQDAQRGQQQVTVDKVKKAIDQKDLKPYYEAAKELLNDHDSVTVIAAAISMMTKERRDTPVRISSAAPISVKKAKNDNNNRGNNKKRYYGGRGQGGRNQGGRNQGGRNRKGKGNYQRKRRDDR, from the coding sequence GTGACTAAATTTAATGAACTAGGTGTTTCTGCGCCAATAATGAAAGCTTTAGAAGAAATGGGGTTTGAAGAAGCAACCCCGATTCAAGCAGAGACGATTCCATATGCGCTGGAAGGAAACGATGTGATTGGACAAGCGCAAACTGGTACAGGGAAAACTGCAGCATTTGGTATTCCTTTAATTAATAAAATCAATCCAAAACTGAGAAAGGTACAAAGTTTAATTATTGCGCCTACGCGTGAACTGGCTATTCAAGTAGCTGAAGAAATTAACCGCCTTTCTAAATTCAAACGTATACGGGCACTTGCTATTTTTGGCGGTTCACCAATGGATCGCCAAATTCGAGCTTTAAAAGGTGGTCCACAAATTGTGGTGGCAACACCGGGACGTTTAATGGATCATATGCGTCGTAAAACGATTCGTATTGATGAAGTGCATACAGCTGTTCTTGATGAAGCAGATGAAATGCTTAATATGGGCTTTATTGACGATATCCGCGAGATTTTAAAAGGTATTCCGGAAGAGAGACAAACATTGCTTTTCTCTGCGACGATGCCAAAAGAAATTCGCGATATTGCGACGACACTGATGAAAGAGCCTAAAGAAGTCAAGGTAAAAGCAAAAGAAATGACAGTAGAGAATATTGATCAGTATTTTATTGAAATTCCAGAGAAATTTAAATTTGAAACGTTAAATAATCATTTAGATATTAACTCTCCGGAATTAGCTATCGTTTTTGCAAGAACAAAAAAACGTGTGGATGAAATTACAGAAGGACTTCAGGCAAGAGGTTACCGAGCGGAAGGAATCCATGGTGACTTAACCCAAGGAAAACGTATGTCTGTATTGAATAAATTTAAGCAAGGGCGAGTGGATGTTCTTGTAGCAACAGACGTAGCAGCCCGCGGATTAGATATTTCCGGTGTAACACATGTTTATAACTTTGACATTCCGCAGGATCCGGAAAGTTATGTTCACCGCATTGGCAGAACCGGCCGTGCAGGAAAAACCGGGGAAGCTATATCCTTTATTACACCAAGAGAAATGGCGCACCTGAGCTTGATTGAAAAAACAACAAAAAGTAAAATGAAGCGTTTAACGCCTCCTACTAACCAGGATGCACAACGCGGACAGCAGCAAGTAACGGTGGATAAAGTGAAAAAGGCAATTGATCAAAAAGATTTGAAGCCTTATTATGAAGCTGCAAAAGAATTACTAAATGATCATGATTCCGTTACCGTTATTGCTGCGGCGATAAGCATGATGACGAAAGAAAGAAGAGATACACCAGTACGTATTTCTTCCGCTGCACCAATTAGTGTGAAAAAAGCTAAGAATGATAATAATAACCGCGGTAACAATAAAAAACGCTATTATGGCGGACGCGGACAAGGTGGACGCAATCAAGGCGGCAGAAATCAGGGCGGTAGAAACCGCAAAGGTAAAGGGAATTACCAACGTAAAAGAAGAGATGACCGTTAA
- a CDS encoding DMT family transporter, producing the protein MRHSAFNPKAAVVIGVFSISTTAIFVRLATEAPASIIANYRLLFAVLLLLPFILFHYKHEFKRISTKNWWLSILAGTFLAFYFILWFESLHYTSIASSVVLISLQPMLAFIGTYFIFGERFSSGAIISIFIVLLGGLIIGSGDFQLSGNALYGDMLALLGAIAVTIYFLSGQHVRKKVSLITYTFIVYGISAIILTLFNVIRQENFFSYPADHWWIFIALAIIPTFLGHSLFNWSLKWLSTSTISMASVFEPIGASILAFLILNEAPTWAQFLGGTIIVFGLFLFILSTSRKDKVTISTKNYK; encoded by the coding sequence ATGCGTCATTCCGCATTTAACCCTAAAGCTGCAGTTGTTATTGGGGTTTTTTCTATATCTACAACAGCAATTTTTGTCCGGCTTGCCACAGAGGCACCCGCTTCCATCATAGCTAACTATCGCCTTTTGTTTGCCGTTTTACTCTTATTGCCATTTATTTTATTTCATTATAAGCACGAATTTAAACGTATTTCCACAAAAAATTGGTGGCTTTCCATTCTTGCCGGAACCTTTTTAGCGTTCTATTTTATTTTGTGGTTTGAATCACTCCATTATACTTCTATCGCCAGCAGCGTTGTACTTATATCACTTCAGCCGATGCTTGCTTTTATCGGAACATACTTTATTTTTGGCGAACGTTTTTCATCTGGAGCCATCATCAGCATATTCATCGTCTTACTTGGCGGATTGATTATAGGTTCCGGAGATTTCCAGTTGTCAGGCAACGCATTGTATGGAGACATGCTTGCATTGCTCGGGGCTATTGCGGTGACCATCTACTTTTTATCCGGTCAGCATGTCCGGAAAAAAGTTTCATTAATCACCTATACATTTATTGTCTATGGAATCAGTGCCATCATATTAACACTGTTTAATGTCATCCGGCAGGAAAATTTCTTCTCTTATCCCGCTGATCATTGGTGGATATTTATTGCTTTAGCTATTATCCCGACCTTTTTAGGCCATTCTCTTTTTAATTGGTCCTTAAAATGGCTGAGCACATCCACGATTTCCATGGCTTCCGTATTTGAACCGATTGGCGCAAGCATCCTTGCTTTTCTGATTTTAAATGAAGCGCCGACCTGGGCACAGTTCCTTGGTGGAACCATCATTGTATTTGGATTATTTTTGTTTATCCTGAGTACATCCCGAAAAGACAAAGTAACTATTTCAACAAAAAATTATAAATGA
- the acpS gene encoding holo-ACP synthase, translating to MILGTGVDIVELARIKRLLEKNNRFSERILTKAEQEKAKTLSAHRRIEYVAGRFAAKEALAKANRTGIGKLSFQQIEIRNHANGAPEMQAEGMNDIHIHLSISHSREYAIAQVLLEKEPDIET from the coding sequence ATGATACTTGGAACAGGTGTGGATATCGTTGAGTTAGCGAGAATTAAACGGTTGCTTGAAAAAAATAACCGTTTTTCGGAGCGTATTTTAACAAAAGCAGAACAGGAAAAAGCAAAGACTTTATCAGCTCATAGGCGGATAGAGTATGTAGCAGGCCGGTTTGCTGCCAAAGAGGCTTTGGCTAAAGCAAATCGTACCGGAATAGGAAAACTGAGCTTTCAACAAATCGAAATTAGAAATCATGCGAACGGTGCACCAGAGATGCAGGCAGAAGGAATGAATGATATTCATATCCACTTGTCTATCTCCCACAGCAGGGAGTATGCTATTGCACAGGTTTTATTAGAAAAAGAACCGGATATAGAAACATAA
- a CDS encoding anti-sigma regulatory factor: protein MNPRSCVNIQKEWDIVGARQLGREMAKEVGFGTVDQARIATAVSELARNIYLYAENGQICFEHIYTNSQKGILMTAVDVGPGIKDISRVMQDGYTTSGGLGAGLPGVKRLMDDFDIASTVGEGTQIKVIKWTR from the coding sequence ATGAATCCGCGATCCTGTGTCAACATTCAAAAAGAGTGGGACATTGTAGGAGCAAGACAGCTTGGCCGGGAAATGGCGAAAGAAGTCGGCTTTGGGACCGTCGACCAGGCTAGAATTGCTACTGCAGTATCCGAGTTAGCTCGTAATATCTATTTATATGCTGAAAATGGACAAATTTGTTTTGAGCACATCTATACGAACAGTCAAAAAGGAATATTAATGACTGCAGTTGATGTTGGTCCAGGAATAAAAGATATCAGCCGTGTTATGCAAGATGGCTATACAACCTCTGGAGGACTAGGTGCTGGATTACCTGGAGTAAAACGTTTGATGGATGATTTTGATATAGCATCCACAGTCGGGGAAGGAACGCAAATTAAAGTGATTAAATGGACCAGATAG
- a CDS encoding HAD family hydrolase, which yields MLNTIIFDMDDTLYDQAATFRTTCKKVLNAPLSDKELDNLYLISRKYSDALFDDQMAGKMTLEEMHIRRIKDACMDVGIEITAEQALAFQNIYVQEQGKIALFDEVVELLDDLVRKKKQLAILTNGTEAHQKMKINQLKLSKWIPEEHLFISDTIGYSKPSKQAFHFIEDKLALTREETVYVGDSFANDMVGAKQVGWQAFWMNHRKREMPKNAIKPDKTVYSAKELRELFLCSSKK from the coding sequence ATGTTGAACACAATTATTTTTGATATGGATGATACTTTATATGACCAGGCGGCAACATTCAGAACAACATGTAAAAAAGTATTAAATGCACCTTTGTCGGATAAGGAACTGGATAATCTTTATCTGATAAGCCGGAAATATAGTGATGCGTTATTTGATGATCAAATGGCAGGTAAAATGACGCTGGAGGAAATGCATATACGCCGCATCAAAGATGCTTGTATGGACGTGGGAATAGAAATAACAGCTGAGCAAGCTTTGGCGTTTCAGAATATCTATGTTCAAGAACAAGGAAAAATAGCGTTATTTGATGAAGTTGTAGAATTACTGGATGATCTTGTTAGAAAGAAAAAACAACTGGCTATCTTGACGAATGGGACAGAAGCACATCAAAAGATGAAAATCAATCAGTTAAAATTAAGCAAATGGATTCCCGAAGAACATTTATTTATCTCAGACACAATCGGGTATTCCAAACCGTCGAAGCAAGCCTTTCATTTTATTGAGGATAAGCTTGCGTTGACAAGAGAAGAGACCGTTTATGTCGGTGATTCCTTTGCTAATGATATGGTTGGAGCTAAACAAGTTGGCTGGCAGGCATTTTGGATGAACCATCGTAAAAGGGAAATGCCAAAAAATGCGATAAAACCAGATAAAACGGTTTATAGTGCCAAGGAGTTACGAGAATTATTCTTGTGTTCCAGCAAGAAATAA
- a CDS encoding antitoxin, whose translation MKYENSSDLNDFICEATQTYLNHKKEEHLQRFHETMQRGYEEMARINLTIASEAFQAEEEAEITLERSVIGV comes from the coding sequence ATGAAATATGAGAATAGTTCTGATTTAAACGACTTTATATGTGAAGCAACTCAAACTTATTTAAACCATAAAAAAGAAGAACACCTCCAACGTTTTCATGAAACAATGCAGCGCGGATATGAGGAAATGGCAAGAATTAATCTAACGATTGCTTCAGAGGCTTTTCAAGCTGAAGAGGAGGCTGAAATAACTCTAGAGCGCTCTGTGATCGGGGTGTAA
- the nagB gene encoding glucosamine-6-phosphate deaminase: protein MNIIRAENYKEMSQLAAKKLVEQINEKSDSVLGLATGSTPEGLYEEIIKAHKEDNISFKDVTTFNLDEYVGLNKDNHQSYYYYMHHLLFNHIDINGGQVNLPNGDAHDLQEECNRYEKAIKQAGGVDIQILGIGLNGHIGFNEPGTPFSMQTHIIDLDESTRQANARFFDSIDDVPSQAITMGIDTIMQSKQIILIVSGSQKAEALEKLVNGPVTEDFPASILQQHANVTIIANRDALSELSK from the coding sequence ATGAATATTATTCGAGCAGAAAACTATAAAGAGATGAGTCAGCTGGCAGCCAAAAAACTAGTAGAACAAATAAACGAAAAATCAGACAGTGTCCTTGGTTTAGCAACGGGATCAACACCAGAAGGATTATATGAAGAAATCATTAAAGCGCATAAAGAAGATAATATTTCTTTTAAAGATGTGACAACTTTTAATTTAGATGAGTATGTCGGACTTAACAAAGATAACCATCAAAGCTATTACTACTACATGCATCACCTCCTGTTTAATCATATTGATATCAATGGCGGCCAGGTTAATCTGCCAAATGGAGATGCACATGATTTACAGGAAGAATGTAATCGCTATGAAAAAGCGATTAAACAAGCAGGTGGCGTAGATATTCAAATTTTAGGAATTGGTTTAAATGGGCATATTGGTTTCAACGAACCAGGAACACCTTTCTCCATGCAAACCCATATTATTGATTTGGATGAATCTACCCGCCAAGCAAATGCACGCTTTTTCGATTCCATTGATGATGTACCATCACAAGCCATTACAATGGGAATCGATACGATTATGCAGTCCAAACAAATTATTCTTATCGTATCTGGTTCACAAAAAGCAGAAGCATTAGAGAAATTAGTGAATGGACCTGTAACAGAAGATTTTCCGGCTTCTATTTTACAACAGCATGCGAATGTAACCATTATCGCTAATCGAGATGCACTATCTGAACTCTCTAAATAA
- a CDS encoding NAD(P)H-hydrate dehydratase, which yields MYIVTAEEMYKVDRETISTIGLDGKILMENAGREASKEIEKRLTGKEKIVILVGSGNNGGDGFVIARVLSEAGYQVKTIQVAPDEKITGDAAYHREVYRQFGGQVERYDADSIETVLQGADVIIDAMLGIGVSGALRGDILTVTSQVNKQNAYVISIDIPSGLPADEGSSDFQAIEADVTIMIGAVKQSAVCQNTSSYYGEWIVADIGFPEKLFQTHTQKCLWTSSRFQESFPEREVNSHKGNHGRGLIIGGSDPMPGSILMTTKAALRTGSGLLTTASVRNVISMIAGNNPEAMYIATPETDGNIAGIDHIDLSGFDAVAVGIGLGRKEETAKGIFPALLPFEGPVIIDADGLYHLKSYLTDFGSRQAPLILTPHPGELAALMDISVPELLMEPFRYSAAFAKRYHCYLVLKGKHTIITSPDGNQAVESSGNPGLAKGGSGDVLTGMILAMVMQSESIFAGITNACFLHGKSADLLVQEKHSEQDLLAGDVIQGIPEAIRTFS from the coding sequence TTGTATATTGTTACCGCGGAAGAAATGTACAAGGTTGACCGGGAAACCATCAGCACCATTGGACTTGACGGAAAAATACTCATGGAGAATGCAGGGAGAGAAGCAAGTAAAGAAATAGAGAAGCGGCTGACTGGAAAAGAAAAAATCGTTATTTTGGTTGGCAGTGGTAATAATGGCGGGGATGGTTTTGTCATTGCCCGCGTCCTGTCAGAAGCAGGTTATCAGGTCAAAACCATCCAGGTTGCACCAGATGAAAAAATAACGGGAGATGCAGCTTATCATAGGGAGGTTTATAGGCAATTTGGCGGCCAGGTGGAGCGTTATGATGCAGATAGCATAGAGACGGTTCTCCAAGGAGCAGATGTGATTATTGATGCTATGCTTGGTATTGGTGTGAGTGGTGCATTAAGAGGAGATATATTAACGGTGACCAGCCAAGTAAATAAACAAAATGCATACGTTATTTCCATCGATATCCCAAGCGGACTTCCGGCAGATGAAGGTTCTTCAGATTTTCAAGCCATTGAAGCAGACGTTACGATTATGATTGGTGCCGTTAAACAATCCGCAGTCTGTCAGAACACATCCTCTTATTATGGGGAGTGGATTGTTGCTGATATCGGATTTCCTGAAAAACTATTTCAGACGCATACGCAAAAATGCTTGTGGACGTCTTCTCGTTTTCAGGAATCTTTTCCAGAGAGGGAAGTAAATTCGCATAAAGGAAACCATGGAAGAGGGTTGATTATCGGCGGGAGTGATCCAATGCCGGGATCCATCCTTATGACGACCAAGGCTGCTTTGCGAACAGGATCCGGTTTATTAACAACAGCGTCTGTCAGGAATGTTATTTCTATGATTGCAGGAAATAATCCCGAGGCAATGTATATCGCGACACCAGAAACAGATGGCAACATCGCCGGAATCGATCATATAGACTTATCCGGTTTTGATGCAGTGGCTGTTGGAATTGGTTTAGGAAGGAAGGAAGAAACGGCAAAAGGCATTTTTCCGGCACTGCTTCCATTTGAAGGACCAGTCATTATTGATGCTGATGGCCTTTATCATTTGAAATCGTATTTAACAGATTTCGGTTCAAGACAGGCTCCGCTTATTTTAACACCACATCCAGGAGAACTTGCGGCATTAATGGATATATCTGTTCCAGAATTACTTATGGAGCCTTTCCGATATAGCGCAGCATTTGCAAAACGTTATCACTGTTACCTTGTATTAAAAGGAAAGCATACCATCATAACGAGTCCGGATGGAAACCAGGCCGTGGAGTCAAGCGGAAACCCCGGACTTGCCAAAGGCGGCAGCGGAGATGTATTGACCGGAATGATTTTAGCGATGGTCATGCAAAGTGAATCTATTTTTGCAGGGATAACCAATGCTTGCTTCTTGCACGGAAAATCTGCAGACTTGCTAGTCCAAGAAAAACACTCGGAACAGGATTTGCTCGCAGGAGACGTTATTCAGGGTATTCCGGAAGCAATCCGTACATTTTCTTAA
- a CDS encoding rhomboid family intramembrane serine protease, whose product MFIRTERSIKEFFQLYPIVTIIVGINIFLWFIIDFLHLQIGQYIRFFGVGINAGIAQGEWWRIFTPIFLHAGFMHMLFNSFSLVLFGPALEQMLGKIKFILAYVGTAATANIVIYFIESPTYAHLGASGAIFGLFGIYVYMVIFRKDLIDQSSSQIVGVIVAIALVMTFLRGNISILGHLFGIFSGFIYAPLLLAGVKSYSPWVRPRPRKRKYVDDDDGPQFDPNRWNRKKKIPEGIRKNMLWIIVAIIAILWLLGQANIL is encoded by the coding sequence ATGTTTATAAGAACGGAACGAAGCATCAAAGAATTTTTTCAATTATACCCTATCGTAACCATCATTGTCGGGATTAATATATTTCTTTGGTTCATTATTGATTTTCTACATTTACAAATCGGCCAATATATCCGATTTTTCGGTGTAGGCATTAATGCTGGTATTGCACAAGGAGAGTGGTGGAGAATCTTCACACCGATTTTTCTGCATGCCGGCTTTATGCATATGCTGTTTAATTCCTTTTCGCTGGTGCTGTTCGGTCCAGCACTGGAGCAGATGCTTGGCAAAATCAAATTTATTTTAGCTTATGTTGGTACAGCTGCCACAGCTAATATTGTGATTTACTTTATCGAATCGCCTACTTATGCTCATTTAGGAGCATCTGGCGCGATTTTCGGTTTGTTCGGAATATACGTCTATATGGTTATTTTCCGCAAAGATTTAATCGATCAGTCCAGCAGCCAGATTGTTGGTGTGATTGTAGCTATTGCACTGGTTATGACTTTCCTGCGGGGCAATATAAGTATACTTGGGCATTTATTCGGTATTTTCAGTGGTTTTATCTATGCACCGCTGCTCTTAGCAGGAGTGAAGAGTTATTCACCTTGGGTACGGCCGCGGCCGCGAAAAAGAAAATATGTTGATGACGATGATGGCCCGCAATTCGATCCAAACCGGTGGAACAGAAAAAAGAAAATACCAGAGGGCATCCGTAAAAATATGCTATGGATCATAGTCGCTATTATTGCTATCTTATGGTTATTAGGACAGGCGAATATTTTATAA
- a CDS encoding type II toxin-antitoxin system PemK/MazF family toxin, with the protein MIVQRGEVYFADLSPVVGSEQGGVRPVLIIQNDIGNRFSPTVIVAAITAQIQKAKLPTHVEIDAKRYGFDRNSVILLEQIRTLDKQRLTDKITKLDKEMMEKIDQALEISLGLRDVYSNN; encoded by the coding sequence GTGATCGTTCAAAGAGGCGAGGTTTATTTTGCTGACTTATCCCCTGTGGTCGGTTCAGAACAGGGTGGCGTGCGGCCAGTTCTTATTATCCAAAACGATATAGGTAATCGATTTAGTCCGACTGTTATTGTAGCGGCTATCACTGCACAGATACAAAAGGCTAAACTGCCTACGCATGTGGAGATTGATGCAAAGCGTTATGGATTTGATCGGAATTCAGTCATTCTGTTGGAACAAATTCGTACATTAGATAAGCAGCGGTTAACGGATAAAATTACCAAATTAGATAAAGAAATGATGGAAAAAATCGATCAAGCATTAGAAATAAGCCTTGGCTTACGAGATGTGTACAGTAATAATTAA
- a CDS encoding STAS domain-containing protein yields MRIPILKLHNYLLISIQTEIDDQTAIQFQEDLLEKIHQTDASGVVIDLTSVEIIDSFIAKVLGDVVSMSDLMGARVVLTGIQPAVAMTLIDLGIHLQKVPTALDLEQGLVKLHQELGG; encoded by the coding sequence ATGCGAATACCTATTTTAAAGCTACATAACTATTTGTTAATTTCTATTCAGACGGAAATTGATGATCAGACAGCTATTCAATTTCAAGAAGACTTATTAGAGAAAATCCATCAAACAGATGCATCAGGTGTTGTTATTGATTTAACATCTGTAGAGATTATTGATTCCTTCATTGCTAAGGTGCTGGGTGATGTCGTATCTATGTCAGATTTAATGGGGGCACGTGTTGTATTAACCGGAATACAGCCGGCTGTTGCAATGACATTAATCGATTTGGGAATACACTTGCAAAAAGTCCCAACTGCATTAGATTTAGAACAGGGATTAGTGAAGCTGCACCAGGAATTAGGAGGTTAG
- a CDS encoding RsbT co-antagonist protein RsbRA: MDEKLKELIIKNSDSIVDSWMDEIGRMKSGNYTASISDELYVNTNREFVNVIFASIQNEGSSKLVEEFSEKIINLGWPLSYITDGLQVFRRVTIEFLLKQADQVDSNHFQNVLTSVDEWVEPLIRQLVNEYTGNWENMLSLQRVALQELSAPLIPVMEGITIMPLIGTIDTDRAKLIMENLLEGTIKHNSEVVLIDITGVPVVDTMVAHHIIQAAEAVRLIGSTCILVGIRPEIAQTIVNIGIDLSKFPTRSTLQKGFTKALEITDREVVEMPAKGKGIEDIMRSLKEE; encoded by the coding sequence ATGGATGAAAAGCTGAAAGAATTAATTATCAAAAACAGTGATTCTATTGTCGATAGTTGGATGGATGAAATCGGACGAATGAAATCAGGGAATTATACAGCAAGTATTTCCGATGAACTCTATGTAAATACCAACCGGGAATTTGTAAATGTTATTTTTGCAAGTATCCAGAATGAAGGCTCTTCCAAGTTAGTGGAGGAATTCTCGGAGAAGATAATCAATCTTGGCTGGCCGTTGAGTTACATCACTGATGGACTGCAGGTTTTTCGTCGTGTCACAATTGAGTTTTTATTAAAACAAGCAGACCAAGTAGATTCCAACCATTTTCAAAATGTCTTAACCAGTGTGGATGAGTGGGTAGAACCTTTAATCCGCCAACTAGTTAATGAATACACAGGAAATTGGGAAAATATGCTGTCTCTGCAACGGGTAGCACTGCAAGAGTTATCGGCACCGCTCATTCCGGTGATGGAAGGAATAACAATTATGCCGCTGATCGGTACCATTGATACTGACAGGGCAAAATTGATTATGGAAAACTTGCTGGAAGGTACCATTAAGCACAACTCCGAAGTTGTATTAATTGATATTACAGGAGTTCCAGTTGTGGATACAATGGTTGCTCATCATATTATTCAGGCAGCAGAAGCAGTCAGATTGATTGGATCCACATGTATTCTTGTCGGAATCCGTCCGGAAATCGCCCAAACCATTGTAAATATCGGAATTGATTTAAGTAAATTCCCGACCAGAAGCACATTGCAAAAAGGTTTTACAAAAGCGCTTGAGATTACGGACAGAGAAGTTGTTGAAATGCCTGCAAAAGGCAAGGGAATAGAAGATATTATGCGTTCTCTTAAGGAGGAATAA
- a CDS encoding LolA family protein, whose protein sequence is MINRRFFSVVLLLGVCSLVLAACGEKTQEDVVEELQETVADLDAYKATADMTMNTGEQEQTFLIDIWYQADDQYRVKLENEADQNESQVILKNTDGVFVLTPALEKSFKFQSDWPENGSQPYLLQSLVSDVINDPEAEFEETDDHYIFRTKTNYQSNNNLPAQEIYFDKSSHTPAMVNVLNQDGEPLVNVTFHGFDLDATFAEDDFSMDKNMEQETGEESSNAEEGEAMETAAEEVRELYPTFTAGAEVADKQEISLDDGERIITTYEGEKNFTLVQEVRETAPVSSGPEVVNGDIVNLGATVAALEGNALTWNYQGVEYQVASTELTKEEMIEVAQSVQGQLSK, encoded by the coding sequence ATGATAAACAGACGTTTTTTCAGTGTCGTTTTACTATTAGGTGTATGTAGTTTGGTATTGGCAGCATGTGGGGAAAAAACGCAGGAAGATGTTGTAGAAGAATTGCAAGAAACAGTGGCAGATTTGGATGCGTATAAAGCAACAGCGGATATGACGATGAATACAGGGGAACAGGAGCAAACTTTTCTAATTGACATCTGGTATCAGGCAGATGACCAATATCGTGTGAAGCTTGAAAATGAAGCTGATCAAAACGAAAGTCAAGTGATTTTGAAAAATACGGATGGTGTCTTTGTGTTGACACCTGCCTTGGAAAAAAGCTTTAAATTCCAATCGGATTGGCCGGAAAACGGCAGTCAGCCATATTTACTTCAATCGCTTGTAAGTGATGTAATAAATGATCCGGAAGCGGAATTTGAAGAGACGGACGACCATTATATTTTCCGGACAAAGACAAATTATCAGAGCAACAATAATTTACCGGCACAGGAAATTTATTTTGATAAGTCCAGTCATACACCGGCTATGGTGAATGTGTTAAATCAAGATGGAGAACCACTGGTAAATGTGACGTTTCACGGATTTGATTTAGATGCAACCTTTGCGGAAGATGATTTTTCAATGGATAAGAATATGGAACAAGAGACAGGAGAAGAAAGTTCCAACGCAGAAGAAGGAGAAGCAATGGAAACAGCAGCAGAGGAAGTCCGCGAGCTGTATCCTACATTCACAGCTGGAGCAGAAGTGGCAGATAAGCAGGAAATTTCCTTAGATGATGGGGAACGTATTATTACGACCTATGAAGGAGAGAAGAACTTCACGCTTGTCCAGGAAGTCAGAGAAACCGCTCCAGTAAGCTCTGGTCCAGAAGTAGTAAATGGAGACATTGTGAATTTGGGAGCGACCGTTGCAGCGCTAGAGGGAAATGCATTAACGTGGAATTACCAGGGCGTCGAATACCAAGTGGCCAGCACAGAGTTGACGAAAGAAGAAATGATTGAAGTAGCACAATCTGTGCAGGGACAGTTAAGCAAATGA